The Sulfolobus acidocaldarius DSM 639 genome has a window encoding:
- a CDS encoding DNA-directed RNA polymerase subunit N, which produces MIIPIRCFTCGAVVADKWEPFSNRVMGGEDPEKVLTELGVNRYCCRRMLLSHVNIIREIIHYTRPI; this is translated from the coding sequence TTGATTATTCCGATTAGATGTTTTACATGTGGTGCAGTCGTGGCAGATAAGTGGGAGCCATTTAGTAATAGGGTAATGGGTGGAGAGGATCCTGAGAAAGTGCTAACTGAGCTTGGTGTAAATAGATATTGTTGTAGAAGGATGCTTTTATCCCACGTTAATATTATAAGGGAAATTATACATTATACTAGACCAATTTAG